A genomic window from Sphingobacterium sp. BN32 includes:
- a CDS encoding NADH-quinone oxidoreductase subunit J: MELVIFYAFAILAVGSSLLVVSLKNTARALFLFFVVLFAMAGLFLFALADFVAITQILVYVGGVLILMIFAFMLSNKELLADLQNTSSKFLSLPNWQSLLLALGFFAVLAYGIWEWHEHTPRWITENIRSDEIIQSSDNNIQHLGVHFMTKYLLPFEVISIFLLVALIGAAHLSRKEDKV; the protein is encoded by the coding sequence ATGGAATTGGTCATCTTCTATGCATTCGCCATTTTGGCTGTAGGTTCTTCCTTATTGGTAGTTAGCTTAAAAAATACCGCACGAGCCCTCTTTCTATTTTTCGTGGTCTTATTTGCGATGGCGGGACTCTTCTTATTCGCATTAGCAGATTTCGTTGCCATAACGCAAATATTAGTTTATGTTGGCGGCGTATTGATTCTTATGATTTTTGCTTTTATGCTTTCCAATAAGGAATTGCTTGCCGACTTACAGAATACCAGCAGCAAATTTCTATCCCTGCCTAACTGGCAATCCCTGCTTTTAGCCCTGGGATTCTTTGCAGTACTCGCCTATGGCATATGGGAATGGCATGAACATACACCGAGGTGGATAACAGAAAACATCCGTTCTGACGAGATTATCCAATCCTCGGATAACAATATACAGCACCTGGGCGTGCATTTTATGACGAAGTATTTACTTCCCTTTGAAGTGATATCCATCTTCTTATTGGTTGCTCTAATTGGTGCAGCGCACTTATCCAGAAAGGAGGACAAGGTTTGA
- the nuoH gene encoding NADH-quinone oxidoreductase subunit NuoH, whose amino-acid sequence MDSLFIYILVPVAIFLFIALFTLFAVYAERKIAGFVQDRLGPMETGKFGLLQTFADILKLLQKELITPAAADKVLFALAPVVIFVAVFIGFSVVPWAPDFMPANVHTGLFFIMAVVSIDAIGILMAGWGSNNKYSLLGSIRAISQMISYELPVGLSLIAAVMITQTLNLNEIALSQGILATQDIYFLGFWKVNDIGGILSWHIFQAPHLIVSYVVFFIATLAECNRAPFDIPEAESELIGGFHTEYGGIRFAFIFLAEYAMMFLVAMLGVVIFLGGWNTPLPNIGAIRLADWTTGLYWGIFWTLIKSLTIVAVQIWIRWTLPRFRADQLMTLCWKILIPVAFACMAISGIWRIMVML is encoded by the coding sequence TTGGACTCCTTATTTATCTATATTCTCGTACCTGTAGCCATATTTTTATTTATTGCGCTATTTACGCTCTTTGCAGTTTATGCGGAGCGTAAGATTGCGGGTTTTGTACAAGATAGATTAGGCCCTATGGAAACCGGCAAGTTTGGGTTGCTGCAGACCTTCGCTGATATCCTTAAACTTTTGCAAAAAGAATTGATTACGCCAGCTGCTGCGGATAAAGTTTTATTTGCTTTAGCTCCTGTCGTTATATTCGTTGCTGTATTTATTGGTTTTAGCGTGGTGCCTTGGGCTCCGGATTTTATGCCCGCCAATGTACATACTGGTCTCTTCTTTATTATGGCCGTAGTGTCCATTGATGCCATTGGAATTTTGATGGCTGGCTGGGGCTCTAATAACAAATATTCTTTGTTGGGTTCCATTCGTGCGATCTCGCAGATGATCTCTTATGAATTGCCAGTCGGCCTTTCTTTGATTGCGGCTGTCATGATTACGCAGACCCTAAACTTAAATGAAATTGCACTAAGCCAGGGAATCTTGGCTACGCAGGATATTTATTTTCTAGGATTTTGGAAAGTAAATGATATTGGCGGTATTCTAAGCTGGCATATATTCCAGGCTCCGCACCTAATCGTAAGCTACGTTGTTTTCTTTATTGCCACGCTGGCAGAATGTAATCGAGCGCCTTTTGATATACCGGAAGCAGAGAGTGAGTTGATCGGCGGTTTCCACACAGAATATGGAGGTATTCGATTTGCATTTATTTTTCTTGCGGAATATGCGATGATGTTCCTCGTCGCGATGCTCGGTGTTGTTATCTTTTTAGGTGGCTGGAACACGCCACTGCCGAATATCGGAGCGATACGCTTGGCAGATTGGACAACGGGACTTTACTGGGGCATATTTTGGACATTAATCAAGTCATTGACTATTGTTGCTGTCCAGATATGGATTCGATGGACTCTACCACGCTTCCGGGCGGATCAATTAATGACTTTATGTTGGAAAATCCTGATTCCTGTTGCTTTCGCATGTATGGCAATTTCTGGAATTTGGAGAATAATGGTAATGCTGTAA
- a CDS encoding IS3 family transposase, whose translation MSKQAVHQRAVRHSRYQVQFAELIEKADKVRKEHPGCGVEKLYYMLRPDFVGRDRFIETMMSLGYRLKVKKNYRRTTRGLSTAYPNLINGLVVGTPNQVWQSDITYFYVGDRFYYGVFIIDVYTKKIVGYQVSNHMQSTANLKALRMALKNNGAPQYHHSDRGAQYHATAYLQLLKENNCRVSMGKSAQDNAYAERINGTIKNEYLDYWKPKTFESLKKMVNRAVKQYNKRRLHNSLHRMSPESFEEKWFREILSPKPLITIFDQVDKL comes from the coding sequence ATGAGCAAACAGGCGGTGCATCAGCGCGCTGTTCGCCATTCCCGTTATCAGGTTCAATTCGCTGAGCTGATCGAAAAAGCGGATAAAGTGCGTAAGGAACATCCCGGTTGTGGGGTGGAAAAACTGTATTATATGCTCCGTCCGGATTTTGTGGGGAGAGATCGTTTCATAGAGACCATGATGTCTTTAGGATATCGATTGAAGGTCAAGAAGAACTATCGCAGGACGACTCGCGGGCTTTCCACAGCCTACCCTAATCTGATCAATGGCTTGGTTGTAGGGACTCCCAATCAGGTTTGGCAATCGGACATCACCTACTTCTACGTGGGCGATAGGTTCTACTATGGAGTGTTCATTATCGACGTTTACACCAAAAAGATCGTTGGATATCAAGTATCCAATCATATGCAGTCAACAGCTAATCTTAAGGCACTACGAATGGCCCTTAAGAATAACGGGGCACCCCAATATCATCATTCAGACCGAGGTGCCCAATATCATGCGACAGCTTATCTGCAGCTGTTGAAAGAGAATAATTGCAGGGTGAGCATGGGCAAGAGTGCCCAGGACAATGCATACGCTGAGCGGATCAATGGAACCATCAAGAATGAGTATCTGGATTATTGGAAGCCCAAGACGTTCGAAAGCTTAAAAAAAATGGTCAATAGAGCTGTCAAACAGTACAATAAACGAAGACTGCACAACTCATTACATAGGATGTCGCCAGAGAGTTTCGAAGAAAAGTGGTTTAGGGAGATATTGTCTCCTAAACCACTAATAACTATATTTGATCAAGTTGATAAATTGTAA
- a CDS encoding class I SAM-dependent methyltransferase, whose protein sequence is MNNSTQIQLLTPQHWKDYELIDCGDFEKLERFGDLILIRPEPQAVWPKSLSEGEWNKRYHIKFKGRSATSGEWLKKNPKAADRWHIEYKNSDVAIRFRLGLTSFKHVGIFPEQAVNWDYISNSIKSFKTPKPKVLNLFAYTGGASLIAKAAGADTTHVDSIKQVVTWANENQELSELQDIRWVVEDALKFVKRELKRGNTYNGIILDPPAYGHGPKGEKWKLEDHIMEMMRDVVQLLDPNEHFLILNTYSLGFSSVIVENLIKTAYPKVENLEIGELFLQATAGPKLPLGVFGKFRKIAK, encoded by the coding sequence TTGAATAATTCAACGCAAATACAACTACTTACTCCACAACATTGGAAAGACTATGAATTAATAGACTGTGGCGATTTTGAAAAACTAGAACGCTTCGGTGATTTGATTCTTATTCGTCCGGAACCTCAAGCGGTATGGCCGAAAAGCCTTTCCGAAGGGGAATGGAATAAGCGTTATCATATTAAATTTAAAGGTCGCTCGGCTACAAGCGGTGAGTGGTTAAAGAAGAACCCAAAGGCAGCAGACCGTTGGCATATCGAATATAAAAATTCCGATGTCGCTATCCGCTTCCGTCTGGGACTTACTTCTTTCAAGCATGTCGGCATATTCCCGGAGCAAGCTGTAAATTGGGATTATATTTCTAATTCCATCAAATCTTTCAAAACTCCAAAACCCAAAGTACTAAATCTATTTGCTTATACTGGCGGTGCATCTTTGATTGCGAAGGCAGCGGGTGCCGATACAACGCATGTTGACTCGATCAAACAAGTAGTAACATGGGCAAACGAGAATCAGGAACTGTCGGAATTACAGGACATTCGTTGGGTTGTCGAAGATGCGTTGAAGTTTGTGAAAAGAGAGCTGAAGCGTGGAAACACCTACAATGGTATTATCCTGGACCCTCCAGCTTATGGGCATGGTCCAAAAGGCGAAAAATGGAAGCTCGAAGATCATATCATGGAAATGATGCGCGATGTTGTACAGCTACTTGATCCAAACGAGCATTTCCTTATCCTGAATACCTATTCATTAGGTTTCTCGTCGGTAATTGTGGAGAACCTGATCAAAACAGCCTATCCTAAGGTTGAAAATCTTGAAATTGGAGAACTTTTTCTACAGGCGACTGCTGGCCCGAAACTGCCATTAGGAGTCTTTGGAAAGTTCAGAAAAATAGCAAAATAG
- a CDS encoding META domain-containing protein, which translates to MKQSILSMLAVFTILFASCGGAKNVAGNDANISKLTGHKWQLIEIEGKEISTVTKRTLHLSLIPSESRYAVTGGCNTLNGAYSFTKKAGGIKFSQGISTMMACDDMEIDRKVISAVTQTTNYAIEGENLVLYKGSTALAKFKAVAADSELAGTWELDYIQGGNTAFNELFPQGKPTINFDLNAKKVNGKGACNNYNATVEINGRNIKIGPVASTRMACPGNGEGLYFETLQKVNAISVNGDTMTLIIGDVAVMRFKKK; encoded by the coding sequence ATGAAACAATCTATTTTAAGCATGCTTGCAGTATTTACGATTTTATTCGCTAGTTGTGGCGGCGCTAAGAATGTAGCGGGAAATGATGCAAACATTTCAAAATTAACAGGTCATAAATGGCAACTTATTGAAATTGAAGGAAAGGAGATTTCTACCGTAACGAAGCGCACATTGCATTTATCGTTAATTCCTTCCGAAAGCCGTTATGCGGTAACAGGCGGATGTAATACCTTGAATGGCGCTTATTCTTTCACAAAGAAAGCTGGAGGCATTAAGTTTAGCCAAGGAATTTCAACCATGATGGCATGTGACGACATGGAAATCGATCGCAAAGTGATATCGGCAGTTACCCAAACTACGAATTACGCAATTGAAGGCGAAAACCTAGTGTTGTACAAAGGAAGCACAGCTTTAGCTAAGTTTAAAGCAGTAGCAGCAGATAGCGAACTTGCAGGAACATGGGAGTTAGATTATATCCAAGGCGGAAATACAGCTTTCAACGAGCTATTCCCACAAGGAAAGCCAACAATCAACTTTGATCTTAACGCGAAGAAAGTAAACGGAAAAGGTGCATGTAATAACTACAATGCAACGGTAGAAATCAACGGTAGAAATATCAAAATTGGCCCTGTTGCCTCAACACGCATGGCATGTCCAGGAAACGGAGAAGGTCTGTACTTCGAAACTCTACAAAAAGTAAATGCAATAAGCGTTAATGGTGATACCATGACCTTGATAATTGGGGATGTTGCAGTAATGAGATTTAAAAAGAAATAA
- a CDS encoding transposase, translating into MQTNLRLIRKSRVYSDDFKREIVSLFESGKLSVLQLERLYGISNPTIYNWIYKFSNFNEKGQRIMEMKSSSTHKVKAMEQRIRELERMIGQKQIKIDFLEKMIDIAGEDLKVDIRKNFNTPPSDGSGNTQEK; encoded by the coding sequence ATGCAAACAAATTTGCGGTTAATCAGGAAATCACGGGTTTATTCTGATGATTTTAAGCGGGAAATAGTTTCCCTATTTGAGAGTGGGAAGTTGAGTGTTCTACAGTTAGAGCGGCTTTATGGAATAAGTAATCCCACGATCTATAATTGGATCTATAAATTTTCTAACTTTAATGAGAAAGGACAACGTATAATGGAGATGAAATCAAGTAGCACCCACAAAGTAAAAGCCATGGAACAGCGTATCCGTGAACTGGAGCGGATGATCGGCCAGAAGCAGATCAAGATCGATTTCTTGGAGAAGATGATCGACATCGCTGGAGAGGATCTTAAGGTCGATATCAGAAAAAATTTCAACACCCCACCATCGGATGGTTCCGGGAACACGCAGGAAAAATAG
- a CDS encoding ABC transporter permease translates to MIFYYFGEYLLLLKKVFRKPEKWKIYIREILHEMTEIGVGSVGLIVIISTFIGAVMTMQIAFQLVSDLIPSSVIGQINRDSNILELGPTISALVLMGKVGSSISSQIGSMRVTEQIDALEIMGINAAGYLILPKILAGVIMVPVLVTVAIGCALVGGLLGGVLSGAVSADDYIEGIQGGFNGFTVAVAMVKAFVFGFIITSVPAYKGFFVRGGALEVGQAGTRAVVIGCISILACDYIITALML, encoded by the coding sequence ATGATATTTTACTATTTTGGTGAGTACCTGTTACTATTGAAAAAGGTTTTCCGAAAACCTGAAAAATGGAAAATATACATAAGGGAAATTCTTCATGAAATGACAGAGATAGGCGTTGGGTCTGTAGGGCTTATCGTGATTATCTCGACCTTTATCGGTGCTGTTATGACTATGCAGATTGCCTTTCAGTTGGTTTCTGATCTAATCCCTAGTTCCGTAATTGGGCAAATTAACCGTGACTCCAACATCCTCGAATTAGGACCAACTATCTCTGCACTGGTACTGATGGGAAAAGTGGGTAGTTCGATCTCTTCACAAATCGGATCCATGCGTGTAACCGAGCAAATTGATGCCCTGGAAATCATGGGTATCAATGCGGCAGGCTACCTGATCCTACCGAAAATCCTTGCCGGAGTAATCATGGTGCCTGTTTTAGTAACGGTAGCTATTGGTTGTGCATTGGTAGGTGGATTGTTGGGAGGTGTGCTCTCCGGAGCGGTCAGCGCCGATGATTATATCGAAGGTATACAAGGCGGATTCAATGGCTTTACCGTGGCTGTAGCGATGGTTAAAGCATTCGTTTTTGGCTTCATCATCACCTCGGTGCCTGCATACAAAGGATTCTTCGTAAGAGGGGGCGCCTTAGAAGTAGGTCAGGCCGGAACGCGCGCCGTCGTAATCGGATGTATAAGCATCCTGGCATGTGACTACATCATTACCGCATTAATGTTATAA
- a CDS encoding NADH-quinone oxidoreductase subunit I produces the protein MILKTTIQGLLSAVKGLTLTIKHLFAARTARKSKDIKDPNYFDQQAGVTTVQFPKEKMPIPEVARYQLDVEIDDCIVCDLCAKACPVDCITIEAIKATEAIGKTSDGSVKRLYAAQFDIDMAKCMYCGLCTVVCPTECITMTNQYDKSTSKLTDLIYGFAEMSEQEIVDRKAEWTKFQADKEAAKTK, from the coding sequence GTGATATTAAAGACGACCATACAAGGATTATTATCGGCTGTAAAGGGGCTTACGCTTACCATTAAGCATCTTTTTGCTGCGCGTACTGCTCGTAAAAGCAAAGATATCAAGGATCCGAATTACTTTGATCAACAAGCAGGCGTGACGACCGTTCAGTTTCCGAAGGAAAAGATGCCTATACCGGAGGTCGCACGTTATCAATTGGATGTGGAAATAGACGATTGCATCGTTTGTGACCTATGCGCCAAAGCTTGTCCTGTAGATTGTATTACGATAGAAGCGATTAAAGCGACTGAAGCAATCGGTAAAACTTCTGATGGAAGTGTGAAGCGATTATATGCAGCGCAGTTTGATATCGACATGGCAAAGTGTATGTATTGTGGTTTATGTACAGTGGTTTGTCCTACGGAGTGTATCACCATGACCAACCAATACGATAAAAGCACGTCGAAATTAACCGATTTAATATATGGTTTCGCTGAGATGAGCGAACAAGAAATTGTGGATAGGAAAGCGGAATGGACAAAGTTTCAAGCTGATAAGGAGGCGGCCAAGACAAAATAA
- a CDS encoding DUF5668 domain-containing protein yields the protein MNNKVATGIWLVFIGLIFLLDNFHVIDFHFLQVLKFWPLLLVSIGLNLLLQNRPYSTYITAGINILLCVFVFFKGIYPDKNAGTNFESMIGNSVVIENTDDKDRSYSKTVRADFNSEVQEAKLTINGGAAKYRFSTIADSSNLFSGSTNASNMKLNLDKSGTTKTNLELNSSIKGNGKSNNLVDLSLNEAPIWNFEFNIGAAAVEGDFKKLKIKRLELNSGASKMSLSLPKPTLGTTELEINTAASQVHLQIPKGVPCMVEYDSIISNNKLEDIDHKDGDVRKSTGYDQAANRYHIVISGAANSLTVVRY from the coding sequence ATGAACAATAAAGTAGCAACAGGTATATGGTTAGTCTTCATCGGACTGATATTTTTATTAGACAATTTCCATGTCATCGACTTCCATTTTTTACAGGTCCTCAAATTTTGGCCGCTCCTATTAGTCTCCATAGGTCTTAACCTATTGTTACAAAACAGACCTTATAGCACTTATATCACCGCAGGTATCAATATTCTGCTCTGTGTTTTTGTATTCTTTAAGGGTATCTATCCAGACAAAAACGCTGGTACAAATTTCGAGTCGATGATCGGAAACAGTGTGGTTATTGAGAATACGGATGATAAGGACAGAAGTTACAGCAAGACAGTGCGTGCAGACTTTAATTCGGAGGTTCAGGAAGCGAAACTGACGATAAACGGTGGTGCAGCAAAATATAGATTTAGCACTATAGCAGATTCCTCCAACTTATTCAGCGGTTCGACAAATGCCAGCAACATGAAGCTGAATTTAGATAAATCCGGTACTACAAAGACGAATTTGGAACTTAATTCGAGTATCAAAGGAAATGGAAAGAGCAATAACTTAGTCGATTTGAGTTTGAACGAGGCGCCTATTTGGAACTTTGAGTTCAATATTGGTGCAGCAGCGGTAGAAGGAGATTTCAAAAAACTAAAAATCAAAAGATTAGAATTGAACTCGGGAGCAAGCAAAATGAGCTTGTCGCTGCCTAAACCTACTTTGGGGACGACTGAATTGGAGATCAACACGGCGGCATCGCAGGTACATCTGCAAATTCCGAAAGGCGTTCCTTGCATGGTGGAATACGATAGCATCATCTCGAATAACAAACTCGAGGATATTGATCATAAAGATGGCGATGTTCGAAAATCTACCGGATATGATCAAGCAGCGAACCGTTATCACATCGTTATCTCTGGTGCTGCAAATTCCCTAACGGTGGTGCGCTATTAA
- the ispG gene encoding (E)-4-hydroxy-3-methylbut-2-enyl-diphosphate synthase, whose translation MDSITSAHLGGGYCNSKTTYSRFLTREVQIGNIPMGAHHPIRIQSMTTVDTMDTIGSVEQTIKMVDAGCEYVRITAPSIKEAENLANIKNELRKRGYDVPLVADIHFTPNAAEVAARIVEKVRVNPGNYADKKKFDQIDYTDLAYQAELERIYKKFAPLVKICKEYGTAMRIGTNHGSLSDRIMSRYGDTPEGMVESALEFIRICEDLNYYNLVVSMKSSNPQVMVQAYRLLVEKMVAEDMNYPLHLGVTEAGDGEDGRIKSAVGIGTLLEDGLGDTVRVSLTEEPEKEAPVAIALVNRYAKREKQIQAVPQREVLRLNNQIETKAYESKEVNAFIGGSLVPRVVVDISKKNLKDPFILTDVGYKYDAVLDKYHMGDQSVDFVYLADGLPSFTMPGNLKQLYNYGTWVNLANKTNIHPVYRLQEFVAAEQKDPVLNLVHISNDDLAGDDFSKLPLDETVVFVLETDHLHGMADQRQFFANLQEIGLDNPVIIKRSYPKEEFSGPMGDVMSPEEPISKIQLYAATDLGALLIDGLGSGIWIDSEATPTDKLSSVSFGILQATRSRISKTEYISCPSCGRTLFDLQETTQMVRSRTNHLKGLKIAIMGCIVNGPGEMADADYGYVGAGPDKITLYRSKEVVKRNVSSARALDELIEIIKSDGLWVEENSN comes from the coding sequence ATGGACAGTATTACATCAGCACACTTAGGAGGCGGCTATTGCAACTCCAAAACTACCTATAGCAGATTCCTAACCCGAGAGGTACAAATAGGCAATATCCCTATGGGTGCACATCACCCGATCCGTATACAAAGTATGACCACTGTGGATACGATGGATACAATTGGATCCGTTGAACAAACGATTAAAATGGTCGACGCGGGATGTGAATATGTACGAATCACTGCACCGAGCATCAAGGAAGCGGAGAATTTAGCGAATATTAAGAATGAATTGCGCAAGCGGGGCTACGATGTCCCGCTTGTTGCGGATATACACTTTACGCCAAATGCTGCGGAGGTTGCCGCACGCATCGTCGAAAAAGTGCGCGTAAATCCCGGCAACTATGCCGATAAAAAGAAGTTTGACCAAATCGACTATACGGATCTTGCGTATCAGGCGGAGCTTGAACGTATCTATAAGAAGTTTGCACCCTTGGTAAAGATCTGTAAAGAGTATGGTACGGCTATGCGAATTGGAACGAACCATGGTTCGCTGTCCGATCGTATCATGAGTCGCTACGGTGATACACCGGAGGGCATGGTGGAGTCGGCCTTAGAATTCATTCGCATCTGTGAGGATTTGAACTATTATAACTTAGTTGTTTCGATGAAATCCTCGAATCCGCAAGTGATGGTGCAGGCTTATCGTTTATTGGTGGAGAAGATGGTTGCGGAGGATATGAACTATCCGTTGCACTTAGGTGTTACAGAAGCCGGCGATGGCGAGGATGGCCGCATTAAGTCGGCGGTAGGTATCGGAACGCTGTTGGAAGATGGTCTTGGCGATACAGTGCGTGTATCATTAACAGAAGAACCGGAAAAAGAAGCACCAGTGGCTATTGCATTGGTAAATCGCTATGCAAAGCGCGAGAAACAGATTCAAGCAGTTCCACAACGTGAAGTATTAAGACTCAATAACCAAATCGAGACCAAAGCTTATGAGAGCAAAGAAGTAAATGCTTTTATCGGTGGCTCCTTAGTACCACGTGTGGTGGTCGATATCTCAAAGAAGAATTTAAAAGACCCATTTATCTTGACTGATGTGGGTTATAAGTACGATGCTGTTTTAGATAAGTATCATATGGGGGATCAATCTGTAGATTTCGTATATCTCGCAGACGGCTTGCCTTCCTTTACGATGCCTGGAAACTTAAAACAGTTATACAATTATGGAACCTGGGTTAATTTGGCAAATAAGACCAATATACATCCGGTTTATAGATTACAGGAATTTGTTGCCGCGGAGCAAAAAGACCCGGTACTGAACCTTGTGCATATCTCGAATGATGATTTGGCGGGCGATGATTTCTCAAAGCTGCCTTTAGACGAGACCGTTGTTTTTGTCTTAGAAACGGATCACCTGCATGGAATGGCGGATCAGCGTCAATTCTTTGCAAACCTACAGGAAATCGGATTAGATAATCCCGTTATCATCAAACGTAGCTATCCGAAGGAAGAATTTTCTGGTCCAATGGGCGACGTGATGAGTCCTGAAGAACCGATTTCTAAGATCCAGCTGTATGCCGCTACGGATTTAGGAGCTTTGTTAATTGATGGATTAGGCTCGGGTATCTGGATCGATAGCGAGGCAACTCCTACCGACAAACTTAGCTCGGTATCTTTCGGAATTCTGCAAGCAACACGCTCCAGAATATCGAAAACAGAGTATATCTCCTGCCCTAGCTGCGGCCGAACACTCTTCGACCTACAAGAAACCACCCAGATGGTGAGAAGTCGTACGAACCACTTAAAAGGTTTGAAGATCGCCATTATGGGCTGTATCGTAAATGGACCTGGTGAGATGGCAGACGCCGATTACGGTTATGTTGGAGCTGGTCCTGATAAAATAACGCTATATCGAAGCAAAGAGGTCGTGAAAAGAAATGTTAGTTCCGCTCGCGCATTGGATGAGTTAATTGAGATAATTAAGTCCGATGGACTTTGGGTGGAGGAGAATAGTAATTAG
- the nuoK gene encoding NADH-quinone oxidoreductase subunit NuoK — protein sequence MITLTHFLVVSAMLFCIGLYAIVAKRNAIMVLIGIELIINAAILNFVAFGRYDKLNYGGQVFALFAIVLAAAAVAVGLAIILNVYRKYKTINPDNITDLRD from the coding sequence TTGATTACATTAACCCACTTTCTAGTTGTTTCAGCCATGCTTTTCTGTATTGGTCTGTATGCTATCGTGGCTAAACGAAACGCAATTATGGTATTGATTGGCATCGAGCTTATCATCAATGCGGCGATCTTAAACTTTGTGGCGTTCGGGCGATACGATAAACTGAACTATGGAGGGCAAGTATTTGCGCTCTTCGCTATCGTATTGGCTGCTGCAGCGGTAGCCGTAGGATTGGCCATCATATTGAACGTCTATAGAAAGTATAAAACGATTAACCCGGATAATATTACTGACTTGAGAGATTAA
- a CDS encoding ABC transporter ATP-binding protein, whose product MIEVKNIHKSFGDNHVLTGIDAVFEPGKVSLIIGGSGSGKSTLLKCIVGLHEPTEGKVFFDGQEFTKMNFEEKVPIRKEIGMLFQNSALFDSMTVEQNIVFTLDMFSDMSKAEKVERANFCLERVNLAGKNDLYPSELSGGMKKRVGIARAISMNPKYLFCDEPNSGLDPATSILIDELIQELTDEFKCTTVVVTHDMNSVMGIGDYILFLFKGQKYWEGSNQDMLKSDNKELNDFVFASPLMKAARDTIKQ is encoded by the coding sequence ATGATTGAAGTTAAGAATATTCATAAATCCTTCGGCGATAACCATGTTTTAACTGGTATTGATGCTGTATTCGAGCCTGGAAAAGTAAGTTTGATCATTGGTGGATCGGGATCCGGAAAAAGTACGCTCCTGAAATGTATTGTCGGTCTTCACGAACCGACAGAAGGCAAGGTGTTTTTTGATGGACAGGAGTTTACGAAGATGAATTTCGAAGAGAAAGTCCCTATCCGCAAGGAAATTGGGATGCTATTCCAAAACTCCGCCTTATTTGATTCCATGACGGTCGAACAGAATATTGTCTTTACTCTGGACATGTTCTCTGATATGAGCAAGGCGGAAAAGGTAGAACGAGCAAATTTTTGTCTAGAGCGGGTGAATCTTGCCGGAAAGAATGACCTTTACCCATCTGAGCTTTCGGGAGGTATGAAGAAAAGGGTCGGTATTGCCCGTGCAATCAGCATGAACCCGAAGTATTTATTCTGCGATGAGCCTAACTCCGGACTTGATCCTGCAACGTCCATCCTTATCGATGAATTGATTCAGGAACTAACAGACGAGTTCAAGTGTACCACGGTAGTCGTAACGCATGATATGAACTCGGTGATGGGAATTGGCGACTATATTCTATTCCTATTTAAAGGGCAGAAATACTGGGAAGGCTCGAATCAGGATATGTTGAAGTCTGATAACAAGGAACTCAATGACTTTGTATTCGCTAGTCCTTTAATGAAAGCCGCTAGAGATACCATCAAGCAATAA